In a single window of the Streptomyces sp. NBC_00094 genome:
- a CDS encoding DUF6193 family natural product biosynthesis protein — MTSIVEAAWHDTLTTYGEPSRPEESPLLEPFAKPVRVAHAEPLLRHLSPWTGMWELHFSRCTEMDYTWDIPYIGTLRDGRSYVEGPHRSSPRIAETDSAQAAVAMVIDRLPPRCGPASIGNAGELAAYEKARDSR, encoded by the coding sequence ATGACCAGCATCGTCGAGGCAGCCTGGCACGACACCCTGACCACTTACGGGGAACCGTCCCGGCCGGAAGAATCACCGCTTCTGGAACCGTTTGCCAAGCCCGTGCGGGTAGCGCATGCCGAACCGTTGCTTCGTCATCTCTCCCCGTGGACCGGTATGTGGGAGCTGCACTTCAGCAGGTGCACGGAGATGGACTACACCTGGGACATCCCGTACATCGGCACGCTGAGAGACGGCCGGTCCTACGTCGAAGGACCGCATCGGAGCAGCCCTCGGATCGCCGAGACCGACAGCGCGCAGGCCGCAGTTGCGATGGTCATCGATCGCCTGCCGCCACGGTGCGGCCCGGCCAGCATCGGCAATGCGGGGGAACTGGCCGCTTACGAGAAGGCACGAGACAGCAGGTAG
- a CDS encoding GAP family protein yields the protein MALDLVVIGTAITLGPLHNSAFILLLSSRRGVRQGLAFLLSWLANLVAVIAVVVVLTGGQPPARHSVPSTAAIVVKLAIGLALVVYGVYRYRRLPRPHGPPRWTARIDNASLVAAAGLAWLLQPWGLVGAGAATAVDANLSTAADWLALAGYCLLATLSLIVMAIYRLWAPRAANARLNALRNWLGDHQEQLIVALALLAGLWLTARSIYELVA from the coding sequence ATGGCCCTCGACCTGGTGGTGATCGGTACGGCTATCACCTTGGGACCTTTGCACAACAGCGCTTTCATCCTGCTGCTCTCCTCTCGGCGCGGCGTTCGTCAGGGTCTGGCGTTCCTGTTGTCGTGGCTGGCCAACCTGGTTGCGGTGATCGCTGTCGTGGTGGTGCTGACCGGCGGGCAACCCCCGGCCCGTCACAGCGTGCCCTCGACCGCCGCGATCGTCGTGAAACTCGCCATCGGTCTGGCGCTGGTGGTGTACGGGGTGTATCGGTACCGCCGGCTGCCCCGCCCGCACGGCCCGCCACGCTGGACGGCCCGGATCGACAACGCCTCTCTGGTCGCGGCAGCCGGTCTGGCGTGGCTGCTGCAGCCCTGGGGGCTGGTCGGCGCCGGTGCCGCGACCGCCGTCGATGCGAACCTCTCCACCGCAGCCGACTGGCTCGCACTGGCCGGCTACTGCCTCCTGGCCACACTCAGCCTCATCGTTATGGCGATCTACAGGCTCTGGGCACCCAGGGCCGCGAACGCGCGGCTGAATGCCCTACGGAACTGGCTGGGAGACCACCAGGAGCAGCTGATCGTCGCCCTTGCTCTGCTCGCCGGCCTCTGGCTGACAGCTCGGAGTATCTACGAGCTGGTCGCCTGA
- a CDS encoding CehA/McbA family metallohydrolase — translation MQSLPFDQPGRFWRGNLHTHSDQSDGALSPEATAQYYQDAGYDFLAVTDHFRSEYGFPLTDTRPLRTEGFTTLLGAELHAPRTEAGPSWHIVAVGLPLDFTPPTPEETGPQLARRARAAGAYVGMAHPAASLLSTADAESLDAAHAVEVYNALAAREDRGDSWHLTDVLLNRGHRLHAYAADDAHLQPQDPPGCAAWVQVRAESLDPDQLLAALKAGHYYSSTGPELLDVSMTSEHITVRCSPVRKVLITGSAPGAQVVQGKDLTDCALPLAMFGNGFCRVTVEDETGGRAWSNPIHLAPTAAAGTL, via the coding sequence ATGCAGAGCCTGCCCTTTGACCAACCGGGCCGCTTCTGGCGAGGGAATCTCCATACGCACTCCGACCAGTCCGACGGCGCCCTGTCCCCCGAGGCTACGGCGCAGTACTACCAGGACGCCGGATACGACTTCCTGGCTGTCACCGACCACTTCCGATCCGAGTACGGCTTCCCGCTGACGGACACCAGGCCGCTGCGCACGGAGGGATTCACCACCCTGCTCGGCGCCGAGCTGCACGCGCCGCGCACGGAGGCCGGACCGTCGTGGCACATCGTCGCCGTCGGGCTCCCGCTCGACTTCACACCGCCCACCCCGGAGGAGACCGGACCGCAGCTGGCCCGCAGGGCACGAGCCGCCGGCGCGTACGTGGGCATGGCCCATCCCGCCGCCTCTCTCCTGAGCACTGCGGACGCCGAAAGCCTGGACGCCGCGCACGCGGTGGAGGTCTACAACGCGCTCGCCGCCCGCGAGGACCGCGGGGACAGCTGGCACCTGACCGACGTCCTCCTCAACCGGGGCCACCGGCTGCACGCCTACGCGGCCGACGACGCCCACCTCCAACCTCAGGACCCGCCGGGCTGCGCCGCCTGGGTCCAGGTCCGCGCCGAGTCCCTCGACCCGGACCAGCTCCTGGCCGCGCTCAAGGCCGGGCACTACTACTCGTCCACCGGCCCCGAACTACTCGACGTCAGCATGACGAGCGAGCACATCACCGTCCGCTGCTCCCCCGTCCGCAAGGTCCTGATCACCGGCAGCGCCCCCGGGGCGCAAGTCGTGCAGGGCAAAGACCTGACGGACTGCGCCCTGCCCCTGGCGATGTTCGGCAACGGATTCTGCCGGGTCACCGTCGAAGACGAGACCGGCGGACGAGCCTGGAGTAACCCCATCCACCTGGCGCCCACCGCGGCAGCAGGCACTCTATGA